The following are encoded in a window of Oncorhynchus kisutch isolate 150728-3 unplaced genomic scaffold, Okis_V2 scaffold1395, whole genome shotgun sequence genomic DNA:
- the LOC116366213 gene encoding zona pellucida sperm-binding protein 4-like → MAARNYSVLVTEAHIIVEIPVGAVGGYFKSHIQDDQYFVTYTIEPMLELLWIEEVAHENTSYKVLFPITTPPMARPPQVRNYTPLDTVPEQAVFVLELGTFNLDVELLNITFPTMVLTVAECNARGFNVQEQRSPDNTLKTFRMEVPFSDPVVFKERRAEQGVTTFTLQLIYGLVIFPEYAPFSHSAVVDAVLLDIVPPSVTGYCDQENFHITVDYRNQEPFFVVLVGKRLLNHEFAQQYLTEGDTDFTITLPFSSPDAVFESVHSSAVRSRLDVALLNPYNNMTIKYFSLACSFLKTLTECFSNGTMTALAVKVESAPGLNPGQLTLSDPACGPTYSDDRFAYFHFTVNSCGTTRKFINNVMLYENEISLPDELEVKLNATTSSEEEYQLKVSCSYVANITRTLAFLTRPRDNEPFAETGTGRLMVRMRLAQDASYNTFHQEEDYPVVRYLRQPLHFEVELTTSSDPKVALVLDHCWATLNEDRDSRPRWNLIINGCENPEDPYRVVFHPVEADARVRFPPHVKRFEAYMFSFAGDAVEPSGQVFVHCDVVICDASSPTGGPCSGQCVNQDNLKRGQRHVKDFFEERHVYVSSGYILWV, encoded by the exons atggctgccagaaactactcggttttagtcacagaggctcatattattgttgaaattccggtgggggcggttggcggctacttcaag AGCCATATTCAGGATGACCAGTACTTTGTCACTTACACCATTGAGCCCATGCTTGAGTTGCTGTGGATCGAGGAGGTCGCACACGAGAACACCAGCTATAAAGTCCTCTTCCCTATCACAACACCTCCGATGGCCAGGCCTCCACAAGTTCGCAACT acacgcccttggacacagttcctgagcaggcagtgtttgtgcttgagttggggaccttcaaccttgatgtggagctgctgaacatcacctttcccaccatggtgctaactgttgcagagtgcaacgccaggggcttcaatgttcaagagcagagatccccggacaacaccttgaagaccttcaggatggaggtgcccttctcagacccggtggtctttaaggag AGAAGGGCGGAACAAGGTGTCACAACCTTCACTCTTCAGCTGATCTACGGCCTGGTCATCTTTCCAGAGTacgctcctttctctcactctgccgtTGTGGACGCTGTACTGCTGGACATTG tgccaccctcagtcactggctactgtgatcaggagaacttccacatcactgtggactacaggaaccaagagcccttttttgtggtcttggttggcaagcggctgcttaaccatgagtttgctcaacagtatttaacagagggcgacacagacttcaccatcacgttgcccttctcttcgccggacgcagtgtttgag TCGGTTCACTCGTCGGCTGTCCGGAGCAGACTGGATGTGGCTCTGTTGAATCCTTACAACAACATGaccatcaaatacttttccctggCTTGCAGCTTCCTCAAAACGCTGACTG agtgtttctctaatggaacgatgactgcgctggcagtgaaggtggagtctgctcccggtctgaaccccggtcagctgaccctgagcgaccccgcctgtggtcccacctacagtgacgatcgcttcgcctacttccacttcactgtgaactcctgtggcaccaccaggaag TTTATCAACAATGTCATGCTGTATGAGAACGAAATCTCCTTGCCAGATGAACTTGAGGTGAAGCTGAATGCCACGACGTCTTCAGAGGAGGAATATCA GTTAAAGGTTTCCTGCTCCTATGTGGCCAACATCACTCGCACATTGGCCTTCCTGACCAGGCCGCGTGACAACGAGCCTTTTGCCGAGACTGGGACGGGTCGACTAATGGTCAGAATGAGACTCGCTCAGG acgcctcgtataacacattccaccaggaggaggactatccagtggtgaggtacctgagacagcctctgcactttgaggtggagctgaccacgtcctctgatcccaaggtagcgctggtgcttgaccactgctgggccaccctcaacgaggaccgcgactcccgaccccggtggaatctcatcattaatgg CTGTGAGAACCCCGAGGATCCATACCGTGTGGTCTTCCACCCGGTAGAAGCTGACGCCAGGGTCCGCTTCCCCCCTCACGTCAAACGCTTTGAGGCCTATATGTTTTCCTTCGCCGGTGATGCGGTTGAGCCGAGTGGCCAG gtctttgtccattgtgatgtggtcatctgtgatgccagtagtcccactggcggcccctgtagtggacaatgtgtgaatcaggacaacctgaaaagag gtcAACGACATGTCAAAGACTTCTTTGAGGAGCGTCATGTATATGTTTCTTCTGGATACATTCTTTGGGTGTAA